The sequence atagctatttatttgttgtaaagtgtaataatcatctcagaaaaaaaaaagttctgtcaggcgcagttaaagtaaaaactgcctggggcaatataccaattgtgtcattattccaacattatcttcataacttacgaaataaaaagtttacccctcagaaaaatgaactttcctctcttgtcaacatgagcgcggcgcgcgctgtcacgtcatgtaaggacgcacacttaaaagtaatcggtcaggtcgtttacatggtgaaaaaaaattaataacgagtatggaagagattcaagctgctcagcttttgctggttatgtataggtttacgagggagttaacaacgacagaaaagagcactaatatgcagattcagcagcatgcagcatattcagaaagctcgtgaagctagatttaaaatgacaatgtatattattatcagctattacggacattgcacgtgagatggctgagacgaacgtggcgcgcgccatcagacagagcgcaagactgatatttactgaacgagaCTGAACCTtgcaagacttttaaaaatgcccgttgaaataaaatgctgcttgatctaaaccaatcagcatgttcagcgcccaagtcacgccctcgaaagttcctgaactttgaaaaagtactacctcgcgagcagggccgtttggagggggaaatatttacccggaacttcatttataccctggttcctgcggtctaaacacacgaaataccacccaaagttcctgggtaaagttcctgcggtggaaacggggcttaagtaAAGTgcttgagtgcctagaaaagcgctatataaatgtaattaattattattattatacacacacacacattacacattaTATACGCATCCcccattgaactgccggtatttttgtgtgtgtgccgaACTGTGCCacgagagtgagcttcagtgcatgGTGCTCAGACTGCTCAGGAGGCCGCAAATAATTGGtcaaagttgcggtgattggtcaaaattgctaGTTGCACTGAATTCATGGAAATTTTTTGAAGTTGCTTTAATAGTTGCGATCGCAACATGGCAAAATCATGGAGGGACTGCTTAGAGCAGTCCGAGTAATATTGCCTATTGCAATGAAAATAAATCCATTAAAAGTTTACCTGGTTTGTCTGGATGGATAGCAAGCATAGATGACAAAACCTTGCTGAGCTGAGTCTTTGTGCCCTGGTTGAAAGATAGGAGGAACAAGATTAAGAACCTAATATCATTAACATTATCATACCCCTTTAACATGGATTTGttaacaaaaaaagtcaacaaaaTAACATACCCATTTCTTATTGAAGGCAACCTGAGAAAGCCAGAGCTGCACATCTTCCTACAGGAAAACCATTAATTTGAATCAAAATACATTTGAAATCACTTCACACTTTAGAGCACCCAATGAGACGTTATAGTTTCATATTGACCAACCTGCCATTTTGTGGTAGCCCTTCTGAAAACATTGTTTATTCGATGTATGATGGGATACTCAATTTCTTCACGTTTAAAATGGTAACCAATTCTCTGTAAACACAACAGTACAGTTCAGTTAAAGTACAGGCATTCTGAACTTTAGGCTCTCAAGGTCCACTGTCCACTGTGTAGAGTTTAGGCCCAAACTTGATCAAACTAATTTTACTGTAACATTCTACTAATCTGAAGGTCTTGGGAAGATTGTTCAGATGTGTTTGATTAAGGTAGGAAACTTAAATCTTGCAGGAAAGTGGACCTCAAGGGCCTGATTTGAGAACCCCTTGTTTAAGAtaacattaatatttattaacatactaaaaaaataaattttacaATTGAACGAAACCAAAGCTCTACTCACCGCCCTCCTCTTCTTGATGAGCTCTAGGACATTTATTTCATACTGATGGGGAGCAAAAATCAAAACATTCAATTATATATGTGATATTTGGACCTTGCAGCTTGTTAGATGGGCTTTTTGTAACGTCATAATATAGATAACTAATATGTATACTGGTGATTTTTGTAtatcacaaaaatgtttttgttaatacaGACCTGTATGTACGTAATAAAGTCATCTTTACTCTGAATTGCACGGTGCAGCTTGTATTCCAGAGCAGTAAATCTTTTCACCATGGACCTGAAACAAAAGTCTTGTTTGAGGAAACTGTGTTTCAAAAAACCGCTCATTTCTGTTAGTGTGTTTACTGTGGTACTCACTTGACTTCTTTATTCGTGAACAAACCGACTCTTTCCAGCTGTTCAAGCGCTGGTATCTTGTCCTCTAACCGTTGTTGTACTATGTCAGCCATTTCCAAATATTGTGAGGAAAATCTACACAAAATGTGTATAAGATATTCAGAGATTTAGTAGATTAACTAAAAATGACCAACTTCACATCACGACACACGTGTGGACGGGAAGTTGTCATGTGCTCTAACTTTACATCCGGTTGCTCGTCAGAAAAAAAACTCCGACGAGAATTCTAAACACGAATGATAGATCCTCgatttttattcttttaattTTCGTTTTagggaaaatatatttatataatttagaGCCTTTATAATTAGGTCTATTTTCTTTCTTTGCGCAGCTTCGTGTAACTTAGTGGCGAGGAACAACAGAACAAGATGACAATAGTTTTCCACTCTATCATTCGATTCAAATGCAGAACAAAATTATGAAATTGGTACGTTTTcgttatatttgtttgaaattataatttacaatatacGAGTAACTAAACATAGCTCTATAAGTGTGAGGTCTCTTTTCCGAACCAAAACATTATTGGCGGCAATTTGTCTCCTCTACCAATCTTAATCTCGCGTCTATCAAGAACATTCAGACCAATAGAAAACATCGATTTCACCAAACCACATCTCTGATTGGCTGCCACACTGCAGTAGGCGGGTTATCACGGCACTTTCCTCAAGGGCTCGGGCGATACAGTAGTACCGATGTCCATCACTTGGTAGGATTTTcccatccaaaataaatgcaatttctgtcgtaaataacaaatatttaataagcCCTAGCGCTTTTCTAAACCGGATAGTGAACGGCTGCCTATATGGATGGATAGCCTGGTGTTatttaagtgtgtttttgtCGCTGTGAAGGACCGCAAGCTAACGTGCTAATTTTCATCTGTTGAGGATCAGTGACCAGACTGAGGACATACATCAATAACATATTTACAAGTCATATGTATTACTCATATGAGTAATATTAAAATACGTAGTAGTCAGAGAGACTGGTTACCACTGGTATCTGATGTTTAGGTGATGATAAAGAGCTGGTTTAAGGAGCGAGGGCGgttgtctgtcattaatgtgcAGATATTCATTTCGCCTGGTGTTGTTTTTGTATGAAGTTCCGGTTAGTTGGTAGTTTATGATGGCTCCTCAGAAATACTCGGCTCAGGTGATGAACTGTAAAGCCAATGGTGCTGTATACCCGTCTTCTGGCGTGAGCTCACTCAAGAAGCCCAAGATGGAGCAGCTGCAGGCCGACCATGAGCTCTTCCTGCAGGCCTTTGAGAGTGAGTCCACATCTGTCTAATTtagcacacaaaataaaaacattagctCTTCCAGAAGGACTCTGAGTGAATAAGTTAACACTCACATCTGTCAAAACACTTGGTAATGACAAAGTGCTCTGCCATTAGATACGTGGATGAGTCCTTAGGTTTATATTTGTTAGTATGTCTTAAGAGTTTGTACATGAGACGGCATTTTATTATCTCTAATAACAAGTAATGTCTGATTTTGATAGCAGCTACTTAAAAGCCTTCATTTTATTGTAGATGTAGGATTTAAAAGTGACAGACACATGTCATCATTTTATAGAATAAACTTTGAAATAATGTGTTATTAACTTTTGCATTTTCCCTTCAGAGCCTACTCAAATTTACAGATTCCTTCGAACAAGGAACTTGATAGCTGTAAGTATACCTTCATAAGTTAATCAAAAGTTTTAACACCGAATTTACTTTTAACAGTAAAGTTGAATCTGTTTTTTCTTGCTCTTTCACAGCCAATATTACTTCACAGGACCCTCACCTTTATGTCTCATAGAAACTCACGAACAAATGCCAAAAGGTGAGTCCTCAGTGTTTTAATGATTTGCGTTGCTTTGCTTTGCTTAGCTCTCTTAAAGTGTTTATTgaataaatgtctttttttcttttttcttcaggAAAGCATTTAAAGTGGATGACTTGCTGTCCAGTGTGGAGAGAATGAAAGGGGAGCCCGAGTCTCAGAGGTATTGGTTTTCTACGGATGTTTTGCAAGTTTTGTTTTGACAAATGTGAGGCTGGAATACATTACTACATCTGGATAGATTTTAAGACAATAGTCCTAATACACCTGGTGACGTTATAAAGGGTTACAGAGAAAAACTGAGGATCACACACACTACCAGTCGAGTTCCGATCTGAGAGATACAGTTCCGAACACAAAGTAATGCAGAAACGTGCGCCTTATTGCTAGGAGACACGTGACAAATTAAAACGATAtgggtgcttcccaattcttattttgtgcatcctcgtttcctttcctagcttcctttcctcgcgctttagctccaccccttcaggaCACGAGGAAAAGACATGAGGGCAGAGGAATTTAATCTTGAtatatcctcgctccctttaacgtcacttCAAAGCGGCTTCAGTTAATGATGACACCGCTGGATTTAGTcaggattcttgaacattagagataactttattgtaagcttcagcctccacaaaataccacatttgtccatattttaatcaatattactagctattattaacaacaaattccagttattaactgctttttcGTTGTATAATAGTTCTTtctatttctttctttcattttcttgtgctttgatataattctggaactgtcaggtgttgttatttgacaaacattcatgtcttgtacatgtaaactaataatgattaataaactgtggcacgatgtgaagggggaggagaattaatgcttgcgtcacatttagtcgataaaacacttccgctcatgactcctcaggaagcctcctcactcctccatcctcgcccTCTCAcggtgcaattagagaattgagatctcttacaagatggctgagctccatcggtttccgggtcgtaggatggaggacggaggagcaAGGAAACGAGaagggatattgagaagcaaCCTATGTATTCTAAAATTGGCTCTAAATATCCAGTATGTTTGATTTTGTTCCTGCTGGATGAAATCAGTCAGATTCTAAATTTTCGGTGAAATCGGTCAACACCGACTGGCCAAATTTGCAGAATTATTCTAACTTTCACCAAATGATTGGGTTGATTTGGGACACATCTGGGCAAAATCTGTTATAAAGGCACATCTTGTTGTTTTAAGAATTACTGTGTTTAAGAGCGACTAAAtagttttcattaaaaaaattgtgttatAGGAAAATGTTCCAATGTTTTGTTCCAAATGGTGATTTCATTTTTGATTTCAGTTTGACTTCACATCTGCAACTGACATTCACTGGATTTTTTCACAAGAATGGTTAGTCTAAATCTGCCCAAAATTGTACCAATGTGTCTGAATTATcatcttaactctttccctgccagcgtttttttttttttttaagttgcccgccagtgtgtttaaaaaaattattttctcaAAAGTGTAATAGCCCATACAATATTTTGTTtctatgaatatctgagcatgcaatatatttaaagaaatagcagaccctctgcttttaaactatatattttttattttagctttatgcattcctttttttttaatcaacacttgaatatgggtaggtttcataaaaaacaacaatttgaacaaaaagcggagagaattttgtcaaagactacatccagTTCAGATACagaacgatgatcaaacacagatggagtagatcacGTCCATCCACACCCCttatgcttgcacagtcctatagcttgccctgggtcgacatttcattcagtaacattagatagaattgatttatatgatgtttaaagttaatgatcatgttattttgcatatgcatctgcttacatacgatcgcttgtttttttttttccgttgtcttctgtgttttgatcaggagattctgtactctgtAAGAAGATGTGTAATATCGCCTCCCTACTGTATAAACATtgaaattctgtgtttggcggcgaagtgttttcttacaaataacagtaaaatctttgtttggcagggaaagagttaatgtaCAATTACCATTTCAGGGTTCTATTATAATTTTGTTTCTTTACCAGATAAGCCATGTCAAAACTCAGAAAATGATCAAAACTCAGTTTCACTTGAGGTGCTACTTGTCAAAGTCTGTCATAAAAAGCGTAAGGTGAGCTTCTCTTAAATGTGTTATCAGATTAAAATATACAGGTGgcataacaatatttttaaaaagtatgcaGATTTTAAGATCATAACCTTTTTTCTTTATGATGATCATTTTTTTCCCTCAGGATGTCAGTTGCCCTATAAAGCAAGTGCCTACGGGGAAAAAGCAGGTGCCTTTGAACCCGGATCTCAGCCAAACCAAGCCTGGTGCCTTCCCTTCCCTGCTGGTGTCCAGCAATGAGTTTGAACCCAGTAACAGTCACATGGTCAAATCCTATTCTCTTCTCTTCAGGGTGTCTCGCACAGGCAAAAGAGACCCCAATGGCTTCATCAACTGTGAGGCAGATGAGAATATTGGTGAGTGGCAATGGTGTAGAATGCTGTGGAAAAACTCTGCGAACACCCTAATCTGTTTCATGGCTTGAGTGTGttaagttaaagggatagttcatacAAAAAATTAATAtgctgtcatttactcaccctcatgttacAAACCTGTACAGCTTCTTCTGTAGAATGCTAtctataaacaatattttgagaaatgttgtCCATACAAAGTCAGTTATTGGGGTCCAGTGTTCTTTGGACCCCAATATAtgcacaaaacatttaaaaaaaaatgtgttccaCAGGAttaagaaagtcatacaggtttggaataggTATGTACCGATTCCAACAATCCCATAACAGCACAGTTTTGTTTAGTGTGTTGAACTGATAATTACCCTTTTGTGTGTTAAACACAATCTACTTAATAAAGACAATTTCATTATAATGGATAAACAGCAAATAATAATTAATCACAATCTATGACAAAAAATAATACCATAAAACTAGATGGTGGATAAACTAGATTAGTGGATAACTCGGCAGCAAAAGTTACTCATAataaaagttactttataataacattataaaaataaaaattgtggaAAGAAAAATATTAGGTGAGGAACAAATAAAAGTGAATAAGTGTGGCACTAAATCTggtaaaatacataaatgtattttacacgttgtaaaatacattaatggaaaaacaagtaaatatatttatagacatagggcctatatactaagaaattaaaagacatttattttaaatgtatagcaCAGCTTTTTAACGAGGCAACAACATATTATATGTAGGGCAGAATAATAAAGCCTATTAATAATCTATCATAGCGCACAAATATTATAATACAGATGGCTCCAATACAGAGGCACAAAGCACGTTTGCACATCCCATGCGCTGGATGATGTCCTTGAAGCAGGAAGAAAGAGGAAGAAATCAATGCGTAGTTTATCTATCTATGAAAAATTTAGTCTTTTCTTTTAGcagtttaaaattgtaattaccGTGTGTGAAGAACAATACAATCTCTAGTCCAGTGTTATGATCTAACAGACAGACGGTAGAAAGTAACACGATTTAGAAACAGCAATTAACTCCAgcaaaataatgtaattttatgaaaaaaacataGTGTTATCATCTGcagatcaagcataataacagGAACATTGAATCATCTTGGAGAGAGTTTCATTGTGTTGACTGTCATAACTGAATGCGACAGGCAGTTtgaaagctgaatggagaatgaCTGACAGCCGTAGCAGATGAAAGCTTGAatttaatgacttaaatattcatctatacctcacattaaactatgAACACTTACCATGAACTATAAACTTCAGAacacttaaaggtcccatggcatgacatttttattttatgaggttttccAACAATATTATGGTCAAggtcaatttatttatatagcacgtTTACAACAGCCACTCGactgaccaaagtgctttacaaaaaaGCCAGATAAAAGTCCAaagaaaaactaaacaaaaacaaaggaaaatgaagaaaaagcaatacaaataaaatataaagacaGAAAGCAGTAATAGAATCCAATAGCATTAAcagttaaataataataataataataataataataataataataataatattaattagaAAAGCATCATTGGCAGAACAATAGCAGACTAAGAAAGGACAAGAGAGATAAATGCAGAGCAAATTTAGGCAGTAAAATTattatgagttcccctagccggAATGTTGTCTCCAAGTGGATTGAAATGTTGAtcggtgtaaaccgagttctagctgtctttctctgcctttgagaaaatgagagctcagacgagctgatcttgaattctcctgttatgacgtcataacaggaaaggtttcctccccttcctctgctttgcccgcccagagaattagtagagaacgttgcaaagttcactcgtgtttattcagagctctcagatacaaacaaaataaacttgcacTCTCAAAAACttggtacaataacacttcctcagcaatctttccccagctctttCCGTCTCTCTCTCGACTGGCAGTGAGTGCTGCTGCTGCTCGCGCCTGACTAAACCATGCTCCCTCCGCACGTAATCTcgtttcaaatgcaaagatgtccgccaatcacaacagtgggtgttttcactaaagactcacagcagacactcCCCTTGAAACAGCATTCcagccagagggctaatatcagtatagaaaaatgccctttatttctaaattatgacattttttttaagtaaaaaccatactaacaatataagtacaccggaaacattataaaataataaaacaatccatgccatgggacctttaatatagTGCACAAGGCATTGATGttgctttataatgttttttgtgccttttgtgtGGCACTGGGGCCTAACAATAACACAGAATGTTTTGTGCACAATATCTGATTTGGATCGGTCCTGTCTGACCGATACCTGATCTGGCAAATGGTCGTATTGGAGCTGATACTGATACTACTGAGTATCGGATCAGCACATCCCTAGTTTGGAATAACATGAGTGTAAGGGAAAAGATGActgcatttttgtgtgaactttcactttactgtccatgaaTCAAGGAGAGGGATGACCATTTAAAGGAATACTTcccccaaaaaggaaaatttgatgtttatctgcttaaccCCAGGGCATcaaagatgtaggtgtgtttgtttcttcattagaacacaaattaggatttttaacttcaaccgttgctcatataatggggtctaattagaattagaccccattgacatgcattatacaagcaacggttggagttaaacatcttaatttgtgttatactgaagaaacaaatacacctacatcttggatgccctggggataAGCAGATACaaatctaattttcatttttgggtgaactatcactttaaggagtataatttttttcagaaaatCTGATGGTGATTGACTGACTGAAATCGAACCTTTTCTATCATCTGTCCATGATGATGCATGAATTGGTGCGAAGAGCAGTTAAAGTTAGCAccttacattttcaaacatagTCAACACAGTTAATTGCAGACTGCTCACTGCAGTTGCTATAGCCTCAGTCTCACAAATGCTAGGCTGAAACAAAACAGAGCAAAACAGTCTTAATGCTTTTATCTGTAGATGTAAAAGAGGAACTCCCATCCAGAAAGAAGCGATCATTATCCCACAGAGGTGACGGAGAGTCCACTGAAACATTTGTTGCTCAGATGACCGTTTTCGATAAAAACAGGTTAGTAATTTCAGTGCTTTCGAACGcttcatttcactttgaaatgccagaaaaaaatgtatactgtacCTTATGACATGCACGATAGCTCATTGAAAACTATTGTCCTTCAGGCGGTTACAGCTGCTGGATGGAGAGTATGAGGTTTCCATGCAACAGATTGAAGATTGTCCAGTTAGCAAGAAGAGGGCCACATGGGAGACCATACTGGATGGAAAGGTTGGTTATCTCTGCTAAAAATAAGCTGTTAACCTTCCTGTCAAGCATTTGAATTTCTGAACAAAACAAGTGCAGAGTTATTTGGCAGTCAAATGTAGTAGAGGTCTGCTACCCGAGCTCTGCTAACTTGCAGGTTTCGTTTTGGGTTCGGGCTAATGTTTAATGAGCAGCCTCAGGTTCGGGTCAGGCTCAGTTTTGTAACTAAGAAAAAATAAATCGGCTATATAATAGTTTGCATTCTTTGCCTACTTGCTGTGTTGTGACCAAGagcacgtgagagagagaagcACTTGTGCagattaaagacacacacacataaatatatacatttgtatATTATCATTATATAGGCTAATAGGCTATATCATTTGTCACTAAACTGTTTTGGGCATGTGCCACTGCTCTCGCATGCTATTTCGGTCACAGCAGACGACAGAAGCAAACATTAACCATGAATAACTCAAAAATGACTGAGTGAAAACTTATCACTAATTCCATGAAGCAGGAAAAGCTACACTCTGGAAGAATTATGATTGACTGTCGATACCGTTCTCTTTCTTCATAACTCGTACTGAGATGGATATATTTGTGTAAATAGTTTAGCAACACTGAGTGAACTTTTTGAAGTTTAAGTTTTAGTTTCAGAAACCGTTATGTATTCGTTTACCTTAACAAACAATCTTTAGATACATTGTAACAATGTTAGTAAAAAAAGAGGAAGAAGACTGCTTAGacttgtgttttattttgtttcttcAACTTCAAAGCATATAGTCTACGTCGCGCTCACAGCATTATAATAAACTCAATACAATCCACACAGTTTCCCCCACGGCTCTCCAGAGCATCCAGCAAACACACACGAATCCTCAGCTTCTCTCTCCTTCAGTCCTTGTTCTTTTGTGGCTTTTACACCGTCTATCCGTGCCAATTATTGCAGTCAGACAGAGGTGTTTATCATTTGcactagggctgtgcgatattaaagaaaaatgtaatcttgttaaataatgcgatattcgatatgtgatatgatattgctattagtgtgtaaaatctatttaaattttataaaaacaattattgaaaaactgagaatgaaacaatttgtgtttcacattctttctgggaaaaaaaacgcatcgctacaacttctgaaaatGACCAGCAGTTTTTTAGCAAccatttatatttcaaatcgttaacgtttcggtgtgtgtcagacagcgcgagactgcaagttattgtttttagcaaattattgcatttaataactctttttttaacatcaagcaagtcccataagtaacagtcgtgtgcccagtctattctctgctatatgcgtcAACCCTGTGTTgaaatagcctattaaaatcattcagatattgagtgccgttgcgatatgcatattgcgatatgtacatttgcgatattttggtaattttgatatattgcacagccctaatttGCACTTGACCTAGGTTACTTTCCCGCCGCTCTCCTGACTCTCACTTTGTGCAGACctcgctaaaccacgccccctctgcCACAAATGTAttgcaaaaaagaaaatgttatttattttgctgTGCGAAACGGACCTTAGGTTCGggtttaacatgtaaatgtaaTGGTCGGGTTAAACAATCTCGAGAACAGGCTGGGTTCGGGCTTCAGTTTAAAGCCCGTGCAGACCTCTAAAATGTTGTCATGATAATGTTGTTAATTTCTTTTTAAACCCTGAAGCTTTATTTCCTGTTTTAAATCCCATATTTTAATAGTTGTATAGAATATATTCAGTGGCGATGTAGATTGCAATTATTGATTCTTGTGTTTTGAAGAGGTTGCCCCCATTTGAGACGTTCTCTCAGGGACCCACTTTGCAGTTCAGCCTTCGCTGGACAGGTGACCCGAGTGACCCTTCAACAGCCCCTGTGGCCAAGCCTCTCTCCACCCGCAATTCTGACACCAGCACCACAGAGAGCAGACCCAGCACTCTCCGACCTGCACCTGTTGGTAAGAAAGCAAGGATCTTCCTGATCTTTCAAGGCTCGAGGATTGCCTGATGGCCCGGGGCCAATGTAAACAACACTCAAGACAGTTGACGACACTGTATGGTACTCGATAGAGCCAGTGCTGCATCGGCATGAAAGTGTATCTCTTGCATGTGTTGAGCTATTTCTGAGAGGCTGCTTTCTGAGCACACCTCACACTGCAAGTACCGAATTGAGTTCTCTCACCTTTGGCTTTGGAAAAACAAATTCACAGAGAATTATgtcaaaattatgtttattgagtatccttgtaaaaaaatatatcctTGTCTGTTATGTCTTAGTAGGGGTGCTCCGATTGATCGGCTACTGATCGCTATTGGCCAATAAT is a genomic window of Pseudorasbora parva isolate DD20220531a chromosome 12, ASM2467924v1, whole genome shotgun sequence containing:
- the suz12b gene encoding polycomb protein suz12-B translates to MMAPQKYSAQVMNCKANGAVYPSSGVSSLKKPKMEQLQADHELFLQAFEKPTQIYRFLRTRNLIAPILLHRTLTFMSHRNSRTNAKRKAFKVDDLLSSVERMKGEPESQSLTSHLQLTFTGFFHKNDKPCQNSENDQNSVSLEVLLVKVCHKKRKDVSCPIKQVPTGKKQVPLNPDLSQTKPGAFPSLLVSSNEFEPSNSHMVKSYSLLFRVSRTGKRDPNGFINCEADENIDVKEELPSRKKRSLSHRGDGESTETFVAQMTVFDKNRRLQLLDGEYEVSMQQIEDCPVSKKRATWETILDGKRLPPFETFSQGPTLQFSLRWTGDPSDPSTAPVAKPLSTRNSDTSTTESRPSTLRPAPVAVKDSVSTSIQTRREQSPCEPRQKLRIFYQFLYNNNTRQQTEARDDLHCPWCTLNCRKLYSLLKHLKLSHSRFIFNYVPHPKGARIDVSINECYDGSYVGNPQDIHSQPGFAFSRNGPVKRTAVTHILVCRPKRTKPSLSEFLESEDGEPEQQRTYVSGHNRLYFHSDSCMPLRPQEMEVDSEDERDPEWLQEKTTTQIEEFTDVNEGEKEVMKLWNLHVMKNGFIADNQMSQASMLFVENCGPYIIRRNLCRNFLLHLVNLHDFNLVTIATIDRVMTRMKEIEESLPELEDGQESLDATCNGHAVSSGVSLHGKRTKSGVSD